One window of the Eucalyptus grandis isolate ANBG69807.140 chromosome 6, ASM1654582v1, whole genome shotgun sequence genome contains the following:
- the LOC104451918 gene encoding PR5-like receptor kinase: MGIHGSLVPRRYQYIDLKKMTDSFSEKLGQGGFGAVYKGEIRDVGLVAVKILTESKSSPEEFINEVMSISRTSHVNVITLLGFCYERKKRALVFEYMPNGSLDKFMYSRKALNMSSSLEWKILYQIAIGIARGLEYLHRGCNTKILHFDIKPQNILLDQDFIPKISDFGLAKLCHRQDSVVSTLGMRGTVGFIAPEVVFRNLGRISHKSDVYSYGMLILEMLGFRNSDIIVSNNNDMYFPEWIYGNLEPSKDLKLLMNVSEEEEVLVRKMIIVSLWCIQTSPSDRPPIVKVIEMLEGSLGSLQMPPKPILYPPT; the protein is encoded by the coding sequence ATGGGAATCCATGGATCTCTTGTTCCAAGAAGATACCAATATATTGATCTAAAGAAAATGACCGACTCATTTTCAGAGAAATTAGGTCAAGGAGGTTTTGGTGCAGTGTATAAAGGGGAGATCAGAGATGTTGGTCTTGTGGCCGTGAAAATTCTGACGGAGTCGAAAAGTAGCCCAGAAGAATTTATCAATGAAGTCATGAGCATCAGTAGAACTTCTCACGTTAATGTAATCACTCTCTTAGGTTTTTGTTacgagaggaagaaaagagctCTAGTTTTCGAGTACATGCCTAATGGTTCATTGGATAAGTTCATGTATTCTAGAAAAGCTTTGAATATGAGTAGTTCCTTGGAATGGAAGATACTATATCAAATTGCAATTGGCATTGCTCGTGGACTAGAGTATCTACACCGAGGATGCAATACCAAAATCTTGCATTTCGATATAAAACCTCAGAACATTTTGCTTGATCAAGATTTTATCCccaagatttcagattttggccTTGCTAAACTCTGTCATAGGCAAGATAGTGTTGTATCAACTCTCGGCATGAGGGGAACAGTCGGGTTTATTGCACCAGAAGTTGTTTTTCGAAACTTGGGGAGAATCTCTCACAAGTCCGATGTTTACAGTTATGGCATGTTGATTCTTGAAATGTTAGGCTTCAGAAATTCTGACATCATAGTTTCCAACAACAATGATATGTACTTTCCAGAATGGATTTATGGAAACTTGGAGCCCAGCAAAGATCTGAAATTGCTGATGAATGTgtcagaggaggaggaagtgctAGTGAGGAAGATGATTATTGTGAGTTTGTGGTGCATTCAAACTAGTCCGTCCGATCGACCTCCAATTGTGAAGgtgattgaaatgttggaaggAAGCTTGGGATCACTGCAAATGCCGCCAAAGCCCATATTGTATCCTCCGACATGA